From the genome of Luteibacter rhizovicinus DSM 16549:
GGCCGGCATGACGATCCTGCCCGGCCTCATCGACGCGCATTCACACATTTTCCTGCATCCGTACAACGAGACGTCCTGGAACGATCAGGTGCTCAAGGAGACGCTGGCCTTCCGTACGGTCGAAGCGGTGAAGCACGCCAACGACACGCTGATGGCCGGCTTCACGGCCCTGCGCGATCTGGGCACCGAGGGTGCGGGCTATGCCGATGTCGACGTGCAGCGCGCGATCGACAAGGGCGTGATCCCCGGGCCGCATCTTTTCGTCGCCACGCGCGCGACCATCGCGGCGCATTGCTATGGGCCGGGTCCGCTCGGTTTCCGCGACGACGTCGACCTGCCGCAGGGCGGCATTCCCGTGAGCGGCACGGCACAGATGCTCGACGCCGTGCGTGACCAGGCGGCGCATGGCGCGGACTGGATCAAGCTCTACGCCGACTACCACTGCGGCAAGGCGAAGGGATCGATGCCGACGTTTACCGAGGACGAATTGAAGACGGCCGTGGACGCGGCCCACGGCATGGGCTTGCCGGTCGCCGTGCACTCGACCACGGCCGAGGGCATGCGCCGCTCGATCATGGCCGGCGTCGACACCATCGAACATGGCTACGACGGCACGCCGGAAGTCTTCGCGCTGATGAAACAGCACGGGGTCGCTTACATGCCGACGCTCGAAGCCAGTGCCGCCACGTCGGAATATTTCGGTGGCTGGAAGCCGGGCGACGCGCCGACCGAATCCATGCAGAAGGCGGCGCATGCGTTCAAGCTGGCGATGGACGCCGGCGTGACCATCGGTAACGGCAGCGACGTCGGCGTGTTCACGCACGGCGACAACTACAAGGAACTGGCCTGGATGGTCCGTGACGGCATGTCACCCGCCCGCGCGCTGCTGGCCGCGACGGCGGTCGATGCGAACGTGCTGCGCCAGCAAGACCACATCGGCCAGCTGAAGGCAGGCCTCGATGCGGACGTCATCGCCGTGCCAGGTGATCCCACGCAGGACATCGGCGCGATCGCGCACGTCGCCTTCGTCATGAAAGGCGGGGTGATCTACAAGGCACCTTCGACCTCGGCGGCTCAGTAGACGTCCGCCGTCTCCCGACCGCTTGGCTTCACGTCGATGGGTTCGGGATCCGAAGGTGGTTCGCGCTGTTCCGGTCCCGGCTCGCCATCGGCGAGCGGGACGTCGATTAATTCGCCGGGCCGGCGCCCCCAGGTGCCTTCGGTTGTGTCGTAGTAGCCGGGCGACCAGTTGTGACGGCGGGCGTTCTCCATATCGCGCATCGTTTCGAAAGAGACGCGATACGGGAACGAATCAAAAGATCCATTCGGATTGTCGATGCGCATGGCCGTGCCTCGAAGCGCAGAAGTCGTAAGTCCGCCCGTCGCGAACGGCCGCGCAGGCTGGAGTGTCATCGGGTTGATCGGCTCACCGCGGATCCGTCACGCGGGGCAAACAAACGATGCGCCGCTACGCATTAACGGCGCGTCGTTTCCATGATGGATCAGCGTAAAGGCAGTGATACACCCGTGAGTTTTTCGCTGAGCGACCACAGGTTTTCCACCGCCGCTGGATCGATGGCCCAGGGGCGAACCCCGACATCGCTGCTCACGCGGCCGGGCGTGTTATCGGCATCGACCAGCACGGGCGACACCTCGACATCCTCGCAGTAAACGCCGCCCATACCGTCGAGCTGGGGACTGGTGGCGCACCAGACGCTGGTGGCCGCACCTTGCGGCACACTCTTGAACCCGCGGGCAAGGTCGACGACCGGGCGGCCCTCCTCGTCGATGGCGCCGCGAGCGCGCAGGTCGTCCTGGCTCATGTGACGTACCAGGTCGGTGATGATGGCTCCCGGATGCAGTGCGAAGGCACGGATGCCGTAGGCCTCGCCACGCTTGTCCACGCCAAGGGCGAACAGCACGTTCGCCGTCTTCGACTGCCCATAGGCGACCCAGGGGTCGTACTCACGGTGCGTGAAGTTCGGATCGTCGAAGTCGACGCCGGCGAAGCGGTGCCCGCGCGACGATACCGAGACGACGCGGGCACCGCCGGCGCGCTTCAGTGCCGGCCACAGGCGTGCGGTCAGCTGGAAATGGCCGAGATGGTTGGTCGCGAACTGCATCTCGTAGCCACGCGTGTCGCGGGTCAGCGGCATGGCCATCACGCCGGCGCTGTTGACCAGGATGTGCAGGGGCTCGCCGCGGGCGAGGAAACGCTCGGCGAAAGCATCGATGGACGCGGGATCGGCGAGATCCATCGGCTCGATGGTGACGTCGATGCCGTCGAGGGCCTTGCGGGCCTTGGCCAGGTCGCGGGCCGGGACGATCACCCGCGCGCCGGCGGCGCGCAGCGCCCGGCTGGTCTCGGTGCCGATGCCGGAATAGCCGCCGGTCACGACGGCGGTCTTGCCCGTGAGGTCGATGCCGGCCAGCACCTCGTCCGCCGTGCTGGCCATGCTGAAACCGGAATGGATGGGGGTCTGGACGCTGGACATGGGGATCTCCTCGTGGGGTCGGGAGAAGCTTAGGCGTCGTTCTCCGAACGATGAATGCTTGAAAGTCCGTCATTCATGCTCAATCGTACGGGTATGGCTGACGATCCGATTTCCGAAGTGTTGAGGCTGGCCGATGTCGAATCGGTCGTTTCCGGCGGTTTCAGCGCGGGCGGCGACTGGGCGATTCGCTTCCCGGCGCCGGACAAGCTGAAGTTCTTCGCCGTCCTGCGCGGTGGCTGCTGGCTGCGGACAGACGGTGGCAGCACGGTGCGGATGGAAACGGGCGACGTGGTCCTGCTGATTGCCGAGCGCGGTTTCGTCCTCGCCAGCGATCTCGCGTTGCCGGTGGTCGACGCGCGCGAGGTGTTCGCCGGACGCACGACGCCGATCGTCACGGTGGGCGAGGGCGACGACGTGCTCCAGATCGGCGGCCACGTACGCCTGCATCCGACCTATGCGCCGATGCTCCACGAGGCCCTGCCACCCATGATCCACGTACGCGCATCGGCGCCCGAGGCGGCGACCATGCGCTGGATCCTCGACCGGATGCTCGAAGAAAGTCGTGGCGACTTGCCCGGCTCAGGCATGGCCAGAACCCAGCTTGCCCACCTGTTGTTCGTGCAGATCCTGCGCGCCCACCTGTCAGCGGGCGGTCCCTTGCAGGCAGGGTGGTTGCGTGCGGCGGCCGATCCTCGCCTGGGCGCGGCGTTGCGGATGATGCACGGTGAACCTGGCAAGGCCTGGCGCCTCGAGCAGCTGGCCAGCGCGGCGGCGATGTCGCGGACCATCTTCGCCTCGCAGTTCAAGGCCGCAGCTGGCGTGGCGCCGCTGGCCTACCTGGCGCGATGGCGCATGCGTCTTGCCGAGCGCGCGCTGCGCCAGGGCGATGTGCCGGTGGCCGTGCTGGCGAGGGATCTCGGCTACGCATCCGAGAGCGCGTTCAGCCATGCCTTCAAGCGGATCGTCGGCGTTTCCCCGAGTCGTTACGCCACCGCGGTTCCCTGAAAGACGCTCACCGCGTATTTCCGGGGCGCGCGACGCCTTGTTCTCAGGCTCGCCTATCGCCATCGCGGGGGCGGCTCGGCTTCGCCGTCGCTCCGTACACTTGGGCGTCTCGCGGGGAGACCTTGGTGTCCACCCTCGCTGCTCAGACAGGTCCTCCGCGTTCGAAAAGGAAAGGCCGCTAACGCGGCCCGTGTACTTATCTGGCCTACGGCCGCTCCACTTGTGCGGAACTCGCCTCGAGGGTGGACACCAAGGTCTCTCACGACGATACGGTCAGCGGGACGGCGAGCCGTTGGAGTGGGTGTGGCCGCCGAAGCCAGCCGTTACGGCAGTCGTGCTGACACGACCATCCCGGCTCGGTGAGCGCCTTCCTCCCGCTGCGCTGTCTCGCGCGGACGATCGCGACCGGCGCGCTGGGGTCGACTGTTTGGCGATGGGAGCCGGCAGCCAAAGCGGCGTTGCTCCGTCGGCTCGACCCACACGAACCTCAGGGATGGGAAGAGTCTTCGGTGTCCACCCTCGAGGCGAGTTCCGCACAAGTGGAGCGGCCGCAGGCCAAATAGGTACACGGGCCGCGTTAGCGGCCTTTCCGGTACGGAACGCGGAGGACCTGTCTGAGCAGCGAGGGTGGGCACCGAAGGCTCTTTGCCTCAAGCCCCCCAAGCGAGGGTGGGCACCGAAGGCTCTGCGCCTCACCCCTCCACGCAATGAGTCCGCCGGAAAGCGACGAAGAGCCAAAAGAAAAGCCCGCCGAAGCGGGCTTTTCCCTTGCTAACCGGATGCGTTGCCTCAGAAGGCGACGCGCACACCGGCAGTCACACCGTAGGCCGTCCGACCCGAACCCTGTTCGGCGGTGAGGCCGCCGTAGAGGTACGTGTTGTGGGCAAGACGCATGGTGCCGTTCGCATTGAACTGCACGAAACCGCGACCGGCGTCCGGTGCCTTGGTCTCGAACTGTTCGCCGGCGAGCTGGGCGCGCACCGTCGGATCGAGCAGCTTGCCGGAATCCACACCACCGGCGACGCCGACGCGCCAGGTCAGCTCGGAGGCGAGCGGATCGTTCGCCTTCGAGCCGGCGGTCACGCCGACCAGGGCACGGGTGCCGGTCACGGACAGCTTGTCGAGCGACAGCGCCGCTGGCGACGTGCCCGTTTCGTTCACCGCATCGCGTTCCACCTTCTGCCAGATCACACCGGCATACGGCTCGACGCGCAGGCCACCGGCATCCAGCGGAAGGCGCGCCGTGAGGCTGGCCATCGTGTCATGACCGTCCGTACGCGTCTCGAGCGAGCCGTTGCCGAACGGATCCATGCGACGGCTCGACCAATCGTCCGAGCCGTAGGACACGACACCGTCGACAATGATGGCGCCGGCCTTCTGCTGGGCGTAGATCAGGCCCGCGTTGCCGCGGATCGTGCCCTGGCCACCGGTGGCGATGATGTTGCTTTCGCCATGCGACGCGCCCACGCCGATCACCGTGGCGTCGTTCGCGAAGACGTCGACACCCGCCGTGACATGACTGGTGCTGGCGTTGTAGCCGGAGCCCTGGTTATCGGCGACAAAACGCTGGCCGTCCTGCGTCACGTTCGCCCAGACCTTGTTGGCCGGATTGGTGGTGTCGGTGCCCAGGTGGTCGAAGGCATCGCGGTTGAGCGCCAGACCCATGCCGCGTGCCGCGGCGGCCTGATCGGCGTGCACTTCGCCGGCCATCGCCTTGACGGTGTCCGCGATGCGACCGGTATCGAGCGCACCGATGGCATTGACGACAGCGGTATAGGCCGCGCCGTTGCCGGCGATCTGCGCATCCACCGCGCGGTCCAGTGCACCGGCCAGGGCCAGCGTATTGCGCGTGGCACCCGTGCCGAGGAACTCGCTATAGGCCTTCGGCACGACGCGCAGGTCGATGCTGTTGCTGTTGGCAAGGTTGTAGAAGGCCAGGAAGCGCGTGTTGGCCGGCAGGCCGACGCTCGGCTGGTCGAGGCTGCTGAAGCGGCCGACGATGCCACCTTCGGCGGTGACGATACGGTAGGTATCGCCCAGCGTCGGCATGAACGTATTGCTCGCGTCACCGGTGATGCCGCGAAGCAGCGGTGCCAGCGTGCCGTTGGCGATGAACTGATGACCGGCGCCGATCACGAGCAGTCGGGAGTAGTTGCCTGCACCCGTGCCGGTACCCTTGCCATCGATGTCGGCTTCGAAGGTGCTGCCTGCATTCATCGTCACCGTGCCGTTGACGGTGAGCGTGCCCGGTGAGTTACCCGGTGCCAGGCGGCCCGTCACGTTGACCGGACCGTTGATGACGCCGACGCCGCGCAGCGTGCCGATCGCGTCGACATTCACGAAGCTGCTGTTGAGCGTGCCGTTGGCGCGAAGAATACCGTTCTGCACGCAGGTGCCCTGGTCGAGCGACGCCTTGCCGGTGAGGCTCAGTGCACCGGCGCCGCTCTTGATGAAGCAGCCCGAGGCGCCACTGGTGTTGATGTCGCCCGACAGCACGGTGGTGGTGCCGGCAGAGACATTCACGCCCGAGTTGCCGCTGACCAGCACCGTCTGGCCCGTGCCGAGGGTCGCATAGGTCTGCAGCGTGCCACCTTGCAGGATGATATCGCCGGTACCCAGCGACGAACCGCTGTCGATGCGGATGGTGCCGCCGTTGACCAGCGTGCCACCGGTGAAGCTGTTGTTGCCGCTGACGATCAGCGTGCCGCCACCGAGCTTGGTCAGCGTGCCATTGCCGGAGATGCTTCCCGTCTGGCTGAGCGTGGCGCCGGCGTCCGTGGTGATCGAGCCGCCACCGTTGTCGACGACGATGTTGCGCGCGGTCGTGATGCTCGAGGTCACCGTCAGGTTGCCGCCGTTGAGCGTGACGGCATTGGCGGCATCGCCGAGGTTGGCGTCGCTGGCGATGCTCAGCGTGCCGCCGTTGATCACGGTGCCACCGGTGTAGGTGTTGTTGCCCGAGAGCACCAGCGTGCCTTCGTTTACGGTCGTGCCACCGGTGTGCGATGCGACGCCAGTGATCGAGAGCGTGCCTGCGCCGTCCTTGACCAGGCCGCCGTTGCCGACGATCGTGCCGGCGGCGGTAAACGAGGTGCCGGCGTCGTTGACGAGCGTGGCATTGCCGGCGAGGTTGAGCGTGCGCTGGGTGACGATACTGCCGGTGGTGTGCAACGAGCCACCGTTGAAGGTCAGTGCGGACGTCGACGCGCCGAGATTGGTGTCGGACGCGATCTGCAGCGTGCCGGCGTCGATCGTGGTCGCACCCGTGTACGTGTTGTCGCCGCTGAGGATCAGGGTGCCGTCACCGTTCTTGCTGACGCCGCCATGGCCGGACACCGTGCCCGACGTCGCGAAGCTCGCACCGGCATCCGTCGCGATGACCGCATCGGCGTTCAGCGTGAGGGCGCGCGTGCCGCTCACATCGCCGGTGGCGTGGAGCGTGCCGCCGTTGAAGACCAGGGCGTCGGATGTATTGCCGAGGTTGGCGTCGCTGGCGACCTGCAGCGTGCCGCCATTGAGCGTCGTGCCGCCGGTGTAGCCGTTGTTGCCCGCCAGCACCAGCGTGCCGTCGTTGATCGTGGTGCCGCCCGTGTGCGATGCCGTGCCGTCGATCTCGAGCGTGCCGCTGCCGTTCTTGACCAGGCCGCCATTGCCGCCGACGTTGCCGGTCGTGGCGAACGTGGTGCCCTGATCGATGGCGAAGTCGCCGCCGCTCAACGTGACGTTGCGCGCCGACGCGACATCGCCCGTCGTGTGCAGCGTGCCGCCGGCGAGAGTGATGGCGCCGGATGCGGCACCGAGCGCCGCATCGTTACCGATCTGCACCATGCCGCCATTGACCAGCGTGCCGCCGGTATAGGTGTTGTTGCCACCGAGGACGAGCGTGCCGTTGCCCGACGCCACGAGACCGCCATTGCCCTGCACCGTGCCGTTGACCGCGAACGTCTTCCCGCTGTCGACGACGAGGTCGGCGTTAGAGCCGGCGTTCGTGTCGACCGTGCGTGCCGTCGTGGTATCGCCGGTCACGTGCAGCTGACCGCCCTCGAAGACGACGTGGTTGCCGGCATCGCCGAGATTGGTGTCATTGGCGATCTGAAGCGTGCCGCCGTTGAGCGTATTGGCGCCGTGGTAGCTGTTGTTGCCCGACAGAGCCAGCGTGCCGTCGTTGACCGTTACGCCGCCGATCTGGCTGAGCGTGCCGGACATCGCCAGCGTGCCTTCGCCATTCTTGATCAGGCCACCGGCACCGTTGACGGCGCCCGAGGTGCTGAAGGTGGTTCCTGCGTCGACATCGACGCCGCCCACGCCGCCCGTGGTGACGGCGCGCGTGCTGGTGATGTCGGCGGTGGAGTGCAGGGTGCCGCCGAACAAGCCGATGGCACCGCTCGCCGCGCCGAGGTTGGCGTCGGAAGAAATCTGCAGGACGCCATCATTGATCGCGGTGCCGCCGGTGTAGGTATTCGTACCGGCAAGGACGATCGTGCCGGCGCCCTGCGTATTCAGCGTGCCGCTGCCCGATACAACGCCCGTCGAGGTGAGGGTGTTGCCCGTGCTGGCACCGAGGCTGCTGCCGGCGCTACCGACAGTCACGTCGCGCGCCGTCGTGAAGCTTCCGGTCGCGACGAGCGCGCCGCCGTCGAGATCGACCTGGTTCGCGGAGGCGCCGAGGTTGTTGTCGCGCGAGACCACGACGGTCGCGCCGGTGTTGATGGTCGTGTCACCGGTGTAGGTATTGGTGCCACCCAGGGCGAGCGTGCCGCCGTTCGCGGTCACGCCGCCAGCCTGCGAGGCGACGCCGTTGACGACCAGGGTGCCGTCACCGTTCTTGATCAGTCCACCGGTACCACTGACGCTTCCGGTCGAGGTCAGCTGCTGACCGGCGTCCACGGCGATGGCGCCGCCAGCCACGTGGATGTCGCGTGCCGTGCTACCGGTACCGCTCGCTTCGAGCGTGCCGCCGTTGAGGGTCAGGCTGCCCGCCGCGTTGCCGAGGTTGGCATCGCTGGAGAAGGCAAGCGTGCCGTCGTTGACGGTCGTGCCGCCGCTGTAGGTGTTGCTGCCCGTCAGGACCTGCGTGCTGCTGCCGTTCTTGATCAGACCGCCGGTACCGGAAAGCACGCCGCCGTACGTGGTCGAAGCGCCGTTGCCGTTGAGGGTCAGCGTCGTGCCTTCGAGATCGACATTGCCTGCGCCAGCGAGGCCCGCCACGGTCTGCGTGGCGTTGTTCATCGTGACGGCCGAGCCGGTGTCGACGTTCAGCACGCCGGTACCGAGCTTCCCGTTGCTGGCGATGATCAGGTCGCCCCCGGCGACATGCGTGTCACCGGTGTAGGTGTTCGCACCAGACAGCGTGAGTGTGCCGGTACCGGTCTTGGTCAGCGAGCCGGTGCCCGAGATGACATTGCCGACGTTGCTGTTGTACGTCTGCAGGTCGAGCGTGCCGCCGCCCGCGCCGAGCGTCACGTTGCGACCGCTGTTGAGATCGAAACCGGCGCCCCACTGTAGTGCGCCGCCGTTGAACTTGAGATCGTTGCTGGTATCGCCCAGCGCAGCGTCCGAAAGGACGTTGATGGCGCCGCCGTTGAGATCGATTTCACCGACCGAGGTGTTGTCGCCGCGCAGGTTGAGCGTGCCTTCGCCCTGCTTGATGAGGGCGCCGCGCCCGTCCATCTCGCCGGTCAGCGTGAGGTCGTGGCCGTTGGTGTCGAACGTGCCGTTGTTGTTCGTGATGCTGACCATCTGGCTCATGGTGCCGTCGGCGGTGTTCTTCACCATGCCGCCGTCCATGATCAGCGGGTCGATCGCATAGGTCTGGTCGACGACCTGGCCGGCCACCACGTGCGGTGCCGTGCTGAGGTCGGCATTGATGATCGTGATCGTGCTGGAGAGGATCACGTTGTCGATCGGTGCCCAGACCTGGGTCGGGTTGGCGATGGGGATATAGGTGAAGGTGTAGGTACCGTGCACCAGGTTATTGAAGGTCACGCCCTGCCAGTTCGCGATCACCTGGTTCGGCGTACCGATGAGCTTGGTGCCGTCCGAGAAGAAGTTCGTGTCGCCGTCGACCAGCCCTGCGGGCTTGGTCCCGGTCAGGATGTTGAACGAGACGGTCTGGTTGAAGCCGGCCGTCGAGGTGAGGTGCAGCGAGCCTTCCGTGTACGTCGCTTCGTCGGACAGATGGTAGGTGCCGTAGTAGAACGACAGCGAGTTGTTGCCCGAATTCGTGTAACCGATGGACGTCGTGTGCGCGAAGGCGCCGGTGGTCCCGGCCAGGGCGAGCATCACGCCGGCCGCCAGGCGGCCCTTGGTGGTCGCGATCATGGAGGCGCCGCCGATGGAGCGTGCGCCCTTGGCGCGCGAACGGCAGAGTTCAGAGGCGACCACGAACTGGTTAAGTGCGCGATTCCAGACGATCCGAAAAACTCTATTCAAAACGGCGATTTCCTGAATTTTGGGTGCGACAGGCCGTCGCGGCTCCCCTTGAGCCACGTTGGATTTAGACGGTTGGATGCCAATGAGGCGGGTCCCCCTGTACGAGGAAGCGATAGAGCAAATGCTGTGCCAACGACCGTGAGACGCGAATTCGGATAAATGTGAAGAAAATAAGACGGCGCATATCAGAACTGCGAACTTGTGCACAGATTTCATCTGTGACGACGTGTAGCGACACTTCCGGACACGACCTGTCACATAGCGTCACCTCCGAACGCGATGGCCCAGCTACCCACCGCGGCTGAAGCCCCGGCGAAAGCCGGGAGAGGGCAGAATTTCGCTACAATCTCGTTTTGCCCGGTTCCCGGAGAGGTCATGCACTCCCTACGAGACATCCACGAATGATCGACGGCACGCTGTTCGTGGTCGCCGCGCCTTCGGGAGCCGGAAAATCCACGCTGGTCAATGCCTTGCTCGAGCGTGAGCCGGACATCTCGCTGTCCATTTCGCATACGACGCGACCACCGCGCGTGGGCGAGCAGTACGGACGCCACTACTTCTTCGTGGAGCGCGTCGATTTCGAGGCCGAGATCGCCGACGGCATCTTCCTCGAGCATGCCGAGGTCCACGGCAACCTCTATGGCACCTCGCGTACCGTGGTCGAAAGCAAGCTCTGCGAGGGTGCCGACGTGCTCCTCGAGATCGACTGGCAGGGCGCGCGCCAGGTCCGCAAGGGCAAGCCCGATTGCGTGAGTGTCTTCATCCTGCCGCCCTCGCGCGTGGAGCTGGAGCGCCGCCTGCGCGGCCGCGGCTCGGACGCGCCCGAGGTGATCGAGCGCCGCCTGTTCAATTCGCGCGAGGAAATCGCCCACGCGCATGAGTTCGACTACATCATCGTCAACGACCGCTTCGAGGACGCCCTGGCGGACCTCCAGGCGATCGTTCGCGCCGTCCGCCAGCGCACGCCTGCGTCGGCTCGCCGCCACGAGGCGCTGATCGAGGAGCTTCTCGCACCATGACCGACGACGCCATCGTCCGCGTACGCGGACTGACTACGGTCCTCAACGGCAAGACCATCTTCGACAAGCTCGACCTGGATATCCCACGCGGCAAAGTCACCGCGATCATGGGTCCCAGCGGCACGGGCAAGACCACCTTGCTCAAGCACATCACCGGGCAGATGCGCGGGGATGCGGGCACGATCGAGGTGGACGGCGAGAACGTGCCCTCGCTCAGCCGCGAGAAGCTGTTCGGGCTGCGCGAGCGGATCGGCTACCTTTTCCAGAACTCGGCCCTGCTCACCGACTTCGACGTCTTCGAGAACGTGGCCTTCCCGCTGCGTCAGCACACCGAGCTGCCGGAAGAGCTGATCCGTAACATCGTGCTCAACAAGCTCGAGGCGGTCGGCCTGCGTGGCGCCGCGCGGCTGTCGCCGACCGAGCTGTCCGGCGGCATGGCCCGGCGCGTGGCCCTGGCCCGTGCGATCGTTTTCGATCCCGCATTGATCCTTTACGACGAGCCCTTCGTCGGCCTGGATCCGATCTCGCTCAACCAGGTGCTGCTGCTCATCCGCACGCTCAACCACACCCTCGGCATCACCTCGGTGCTGGTGGCGCACGAGCTGGCCGCGGTGCAGAAAGTGGCCGATCACGTGTACCTCATCGCCAACGGCAAGGTCGTGGCCCAGGGTGCGCCGGCCACGCTGGCCAGCGATGGCTCGCCGTGGACCGCGCAGTTCTTCGGTGGCCAGATCGACGGCCCGGTCCCGTTCCAGTATCCCGCCGGCGATTACGCCACGGCGCTCGGTTTTCCAGGAGGCAAGGCATGACGACGGCAAGCAATGACAATGTCGTCGTTCGCAGCCTCAGCCAGATCGGTGCCTGCGGCATCTTCCTGCTGACGATTCTCGCGGCGATCCCGCGCAGCTTCCGCCACGGTCGCGAGACGATCCGGCAGATCTGGTTCGTCGGCGCGATGAGCCTGACCATCGTGATGACCTGCGGCCTGTTCGTCGGCATGGTGCTCGGGCTGCAGCTGTACGACGTACTTTCGATCTTCGGCGGCACCTCGGCCACCGGTACGGTGGTCGCGATCGCGATCTACCGCGAACTCGGGCCGGTGGTGACCGCGCTGCTGTTCGCCGGCCGCGCCGGTACCTCGGTCACGGCCGAGATCGGCCTGATGCGCGCGACCGACCAGCTCGACGCCATGGAAATGATGGCGGTCGATCCGATCGCCTACGTCATCGCGCCTCGCTTCCTGGCCGGCGTGATCGCCTTGCCCCTGCTCGCGGTGGTGTTCTGTGCCATGGGCGTGTTCGGCGGCCACCTGGTCGGGGTGACCTGGCTCGGCATCGACAACGGCACCTTCTGGTCGAACATGACCGCCACCGTGGATGTCCATAAAGACATCATCGACGGCGTGCTGCTCAAATCCATCGCCTTCGGCATCGTGGTCTCCCTGATCGCGGTGTTCCAGGGCTACACCACGCCGCCCACCAGCGAAGGCGTCGCCTATGCGACGACCCGCACGGTGGTCGCTTCGTCCATCGCCATCCTGGCGCTGGACTTCGTCCTCACCTCGTTCCTGATCTGAGGCACCGGAGACCCGCCATGACTGTCCCTTCCTTCTTTACCCGTTCGAGGATCGCGCCGTGACCCAGAGACGTTCCTATGCCTTCGGCACCGGCCTGTTCATCGTGCTGGGCTTTGCCGCCCTCGCTTACCTGGCCACCCAGACCACCTCGGTCGCCAATGCCAGCCAGGGCTCCAGCTACACGGTGGAGACCCACTTCGCCAATATCGGCCAGCTGAAGAACCGCGCCCCGGTGAAGATCGCCGGCGTGCGTGTCGGTTCGGTGCAGGCGATCGAGCTCGTTCCCGGCAAGGAAGAGGCCAAGGTCACCCTGTCGATCGACGACCGGCACAAGGACATCCCCCAGGATTCCGTGGCCACGATCTTCACCAGCGGCCTGCTCGGCGACCAGTACGTCGGCATCCAGTTCGGCCAGTCGAAGACCCCGGTGAAGGAGGGCGGCGAGATCGGCCTGACCCGTCCGGCCCAGCAGCTGGAGGAGATGATCGGCAAGTTCTTCGGTGGCGGCAGCGCCCCGGATCGCCTGGGCGGTACCTTCCATGTCACCGGTAACTTCACCAACGTCGGCGCCCTGCAGCCGGGCGCGGCGGTGAAGATGGCCGGTGTGCCGATCGGCAGCGTCGATTCGGTCACGATCAAGCCGGGCAGCAGCGAAGCCACCGTGACCCTTGCGATCGACAAGCGCTACTCCCAGATACCGGATGATTCGGCCGGTGCGGTGTTCACAAGCGGTTTGATCGGCAGCCAGTATGTTGCGATCCAGCCGGGCGGCTCGCCGACCTTCCTCGCGGAAGGCGACCAGCTGATCCTTACGCAGTCCGCACTTCAGCTTGAAGACCTGATCGGCAAGTTCCTCGTGAACGGTTCGCCGAGCGAC
Proteins encoded in this window:
- a CDS encoding autotransporter-associated beta strand repeat-containing protein, with amino-acid sequence MNRVFRIVWNRALNQFVVASELCRSRAKGARSIGGASMIATTKGRLAAGVMLALAGTTGAFAHTTSIGYTNSGNNSLSFYYGTYHLSDEATYTEGSLHLTSTAGFNQTVSFNILTGTKPAGLVDGDTNFFSDGTKLIGTPNQVIANWQGVTFNNLVHGTYTFTYIPIANPTQVWAPIDNVILSSTITIINADLSTAPHVVAGQVVDQTYAIDPLIMDGGMVKNTADGTMSQMVSITNNNGTFDTNGHDLTLTGEMDGRGALIKQGEGTLNLRGDNTSVGEIDLNGGAINVLSDAALGDTSNDLKFNGGALQWGAGFDLNSGRNVTLGAGGGTLDLQTYNSNVGNVISGTGSLTKTGTGTLTLSGANTYTGDTHVAGGDLIIASNGKLGTGVLNVDTGSAVTMNNATQTVAGLAGAGNVDLEGTTLTLNGNGASTTYGGVLSGTGGLIKNGSSTQVLTGSNTYSGGTTVNDGTLAFSSDANLGNAAGSLTLNGGTLEASGTGSTARDIHVAGGAIAVDAGQQLTSTGSVSGTGGLIKNGDGTLVVNGVASQAGGVTANGGTLALGGTNTYTGDTTINTGATVVVSRDNNLGASANQVDLDGGALVATGSFTTARDVTVGSAGSSLGASTGNTLTSTGVVSGSGTLNTQGAGTIVLAGTNTYTGGTAINDGVLQISSDANLGAASGAIGLFGGTLHSTADITSTRAVTTGGVGGVDVDAGTTFSTSGAVNGAGGLIKNGEGTLAMSGTLSQIGGVTVNDGTLALSGNNSYHGANTLNGGTLQIANDTNLGDAGNHVVFEGGQLHVTGDTTTARTVDTNAGSNADLVVDSGKTFAVNGTVQGNGGLVASGNGTLVLGGNNTYTGGTLVNGGMVQIGNDAALGAASGAITLAGGTLHTTGDVASARNVTLSGGDFAIDQGTTFATTGNVGGNGGLVKNGSGTLEIDGTASHTGGTTINDGTLVLAGNNGYTGGTTLNGGTLQVASDANLGNTSDALVFNGGTLHATGDVSGTRALTLNADAVIATDAGASFATSGTVSGHGGVSKNGDGTLILSGDNTYTGATTIDAGTLQIASDTNLGASTSALTFNGGSLHTTGSIVTQRTLNLAGNATLVNDAGTSFTAAGTIVGNGGLVKDGAGTLSITGVASHTGGTTVNEGTLVLSGNNTYTGGTVINGGTLSIASDANLGDAANAVTLNGGNLTVTSSITTARNIVVDNGGGSITTDAGATLSQTGSISGNGTLTKLGGGTLIVSGNNSFTGGTLVNGGTIRIDSGSSLGTGDIILQGGTLQTYATLGTGQTVLVSGNSGVNVSAGTTTVLSGDINTSGASGCFIKSGAGALSLTGKASLDQGTCVQNGILRANGTLNSSFVNVDAIGTLRGVGVINGPVNVTGRLAPGNSPGTLTVNGTVTMNAGSTFEADIDGKGTGTGAGNYSRLLVIGAGHQFIANGTLAPLLRGITGDASNTFMPTLGDTYRIVTAEGGIVGRFSSLDQPSVGLPANTRFLAFYNLANSNSIDLRVVPKAYSEFLGTGATRNTLALAGALDRAVDAQIAGNGAAYTAVVNAIGALDTGRIADTVKAMAGEVHADQAAAARGMGLALNRDAFDHLGTDTTNPANKVWANVTQDGQRFVADNQGSGYNASTSHVTAGVDVFANDATVIGVGASHGESNIIATGGQGTIRGNAGLIYAQQKAGAIIVDGVVSYGSDDWSSRRMDPFGNGSLETRTDGHDTMASLTARLPLDAGGLRVEPYAGVIWQKVERDAVNETGTSPAALSLDKLSVTGTRALVGVTAGSKANDPLASELTWRVGVAGGVDSGKLLDPTVRAQLAGEQFETKAPDAGRGFVQFNANGTMRLAHNTYLYGGLTAEQGSGRTAYGVTAGVRVAF
- the gmk gene encoding guanylate kinase; protein product: MIDGTLFVVAAPSGAGKSTLVNALLEREPDISLSISHTTRPPRVGEQYGRHYFFVERVDFEAEIADGIFLEHAEVHGNLYGTSRTVVESKLCEGADVLLEIDWQGARQVRKGKPDCVSVFILPPSRVELERRLRGRGSDAPEVIERRLFNSREEIAHAHEFDYIIVNDRFEDALADLQAIVRAVRQRTPASARRHEALIEELLAP
- a CDS encoding ABC transporter ATP-binding protein; amino-acid sequence: MTDDAIVRVRGLTTVLNGKTIFDKLDLDIPRGKVTAIMGPSGTGKTTLLKHITGQMRGDAGTIEVDGENVPSLSREKLFGLRERIGYLFQNSALLTDFDVFENVAFPLRQHTELPEELIRNIVLNKLEAVGLRGAARLSPTELSGGMARRVALARAIVFDPALILYDEPFVGLDPISLNQVLLLIRTLNHTLGITSVLVAHELAAVQKVADHVYLIANGKVVAQGAPATLASDGSPWTAQFFGGQIDGPVPFQYPAGDYATALGFPGGKA